A genomic window from Zingiber officinale chloroplast, complete genome includes:
- the ycf1 gene encoding hypothetical chloroplast RF19: protein MIFKSFLLGNLLSSCIKIINSVVLVGLYYGFLTTFSIGPSYLFLLRARAMEGGTEEEVAATTGFIMGQLLMFISIYYAPLHLALGRPHTITVLVLPYLLFHFFWNNHKNFFYYGSTTGNSMRNLSIQCVFLNNLIFQLFNHFILPSSTLARLVNIYLFRCNNKMLFVTSSFIGWLIGYIFFMKWVRLVLFWIRQNVSIRSKSNRYKYEYLMAELRNSMGRIISILLFITCVYYLGRMPSPIVTNKINEMEERRESEEESDVETTFERKETKQEQAGSTKKNPSLYWEEKEDPDKIDQTEEIRVEKTYPFEKSLVTFLFNYKRWNRPSRYIQNNRLARSIRNEMSQYFFYTCLSDGKQTISFTYPPSLLIFSKMIERKISLYTTEKFIHEDLYNYWVSTNEQKKYNLSNELISRIKIIEKEKVSLTLDILEKRTRLCNDENKQEYLPKAYDPLLNGAYRGKINKFYSHTTMNHLITSKENSTKIVWINKLHGLFSISNNYQEFEHEKNPLNEKSPWNYIINSLTSIDQLSFEYIPNSHLKKSSLLEEEIKRNSENKAKSLKSVFDIITTNGEEIIEEGEEILKEKIIQKIPQRLYKLTEELEVLAQDEDEEDEHEQLMKQDQEIRTRKARRVVIYTDYSVNPETNDDEINELALIRYSQQPDFRRGLIKGSLRAQRRKTVIWNTFQAYVNSPLFFDRVENIFFFSLLNKIDQNIKSIFRNFAKKKPKTELKIDDFEKEKMKKTLKALDENEKKREEENERMAIAEIWDSVIFAQAIRSLILLIHAFLRKNIILPSLIIAKNVGRMLLFQYPEWYGDFKDWKSEMHVKCTYNGIPLSETEFPQDWLTDGLQVKILFPFRLKPWRRSKLRSHHGDPMKKKVKQENSSFLTVWGTETELPFGPARTLPSFFEPIYKELKKNIRKVKKNYFLPLKVKVSKPWVIQIFPVLKRIMNKLEKVNPIYLFEFKKVKVYEPNENAKDSKDNNKIIPESTMQIQSMNWTNFLFIENEMKDLADKTIIIRNQIEEIAKEKKKKVPAYDDKRPELKKDIWRIFKRINTRLICKSHYFMKSFIEKIYMDILLCMVSISKVNAQLSTKKIINESIYNDERNKEGIDERNKEGIDETDQHTMNFISTIENIEKEKDFSNPSNNSNTYYDLSSLSQAYVFYKISQTQLLNNHHFRSVLQYRGTHPFIKDKIKYYSITRGIFNSKSRYKYKKIKKPGMNEWKNWLKGNYAYNLSQSKWSRLVLVAKKWRKKINQNCTIHNKESMKFSSYKKEKDRSIHYKKENFYTVYLWPNQKEKLKKQYVYDLLSHKYIYYGNSKDSSIYKPKLQLKRNQKIPYNFNIQKPELFYEIDNSIEKNYVFNKHKNLNRKYFDCRILYFYPKNTIDVNDIDIIDFTNVHIGAKLEKNTKTKKININIKIKKLKEKETNLYKKNNSNEKSFFDWMGMNRKRERVFCKKKKSNLKLWFFPEFRFPFDTYKAYKIKPWIIPIKLLLSNQNLDEKKKISQNKSVKDSILIKLKNQEKNEEKTNLVSDPSKQNKKKPLQKDYARSESKKKKRCKKSKESELDLFLNKYLIVQLRWNNLVNHKMTKNIKAYCFLLRLMDTSSIALALIRRKEMDLDIILNKDNLTLTDFLKKGILIIESTRLAFITDGKLIMYQTISISLIDGEKSNHQINIKYKKKKYVNKKNFNKSTEQHGNMLVNENPDYYDLLVPENILSPRRRRELRILICFNSPNWDVVNRNQIFYNENNIRNSTQFLNEDKGFNLNIDSNIKYKLFLWPNYRLEDLACMNRYWFDTNNGSNFSMSRIHMYKRFRII, encoded by the coding sequence ATGATTTTTAAATCTTTTCTACTAGGTAATTTATTATCTTCATGCATAAAGATAATAAATTCGGTCGTTTTGGTCGGACTCTATTATGGATTTCTGACTACATTCTCCATAGGGCCCTCTTATCTCTTCCTTCTTCGAGCTCGGGCTATGGAAGGAGGAACCGAGGAGGAGGTAGCAGCAACAACTGGTTTTATTATGGGACAGCTCTTGATGTTCATATCGATCTATTATGCGCCTCTGCATCTAGCATTGGGTAGACCTCATACAATAACTGTCCTAGTTCTACCCTATCTTTTGTTTCATTTCTTCTGGAACAATCACAAAAACTTTTTTTATTATGGGTCTACTACCGGAAATTCAATGCGTAATCTCAGCATTCAATGTGTATTCCTGAATAATCTAATTTTTCAATTATTCAACCATTTTATTTTACCAAGTTCAACGTTAGCCAGATTAGTCAACATTTATCTGTTTCGATGCAACAACAAGATGTTATTTGTAACAAGTAGTTTTATTGGTTGGTTAATTGGTTATATTTTCTTCATGAAATGGGTTAGATTGGTATTATTCTGGATACGTCAAAATGTTTCTATTCGATCTAAATCGAATAGGTATAAGTACGAGTACCTTATGGCAGAATTGAGAAATTCTATGGGTCGAATCATTAGTATTCTCTTATTTATCACCTGTGTCTACTATTTAGGCAGAATGCCGTCGCCTATTGTTACTAATAAAATAAACGAAATGGAAGAAAGGAGAGAAAGTGAGGAAGAAAGCGATGTAGAAACTACTTTCGAAAGGAAGGAGACTAAACAGGAACAAGCGGGATCCACCAAAAAAAACCCTTCCCTTTATTGGGAAGAAAAGGAGGATCCGGACAAAATAGATCAAACGGAAGAGATCCGAGTGGAAAAAACGTATCCTTTTGAAAAATCTCTTGTAACTTTTCTTTTCAATTATAAGCGGTGGAATCGTCCATCACGGTATATACAAAATAATCGACTTGCACGTTCTATACGAAATGAAATGTCACAATATTTTTTTTATACATGTTTAAGTGATGGAAAACAAACAATATCTTTTACATATCCACCTAGTTTATTGATTTTTTCAAAAATGATAGAACGTAAAATTTCTTTGTACACGACAGAAAAATTTATCCATGAAGACCTATATAATTATTGGGTTTCTACCAATGAGCAAAAAAAGTACAACTTGAGTAATGAATTAATAAGTAGAATAAAAATTATAGAAAAAGAAAAAGTATCTCTTACTCTAGATATACTAGAAAAAAGGACCAGATTATGCAATGATGAGAATAAACAAGAATACTTGCCAAAAGCATATGATCCTCTTTTGAATGGCGCATATCGTGGAAAAATAAACAAATTCTATTCACATACAACCATGAATCATTTAATTACTTCGAAAGAAAATTCCACGAAAATAGTTTGGATAAATAAGCTTCATGGGCTATTTTCGATTTCTAATAATTACCAAGAATTTGAACATGAAAAAAATCCACTTAATGAAAAATCACCATGGAATTATATTATTAATTCGTTAACGTCAATTGATCAATTATCTTTTGAGTACATACCCAATTCTCATTTGAAAAAATCTTCTTTATTGGAAGAAGAAATAAAAAGAAATTCAGAAAATAAAGCAAAATCTTTGAAATCCGTATTCGATATAATTACAACCAATGGAGAAGAAATCATTGAAGAAGGAGAAGAAATCCTTAAAGAAAAAATCATTCAAAAAATTCCTCAACGGTTATACAAACTAACTGAAGAGTTAGAAGTACTAGCACAGGATGAAGATGAAGAAGATGAACATGAGCAACTAATGAAACAAGATCAGGAAATTCGTACAAGAAAAGCCAGACGAGTGGTGATTTATACTGACTACAGCGTGAATCCCGAGACTAACGATGATGAAATAAACGAGTTGGCTTTGATACGTTACTCACAACAACCTGATTTTCGTCGAGGTCTAATCAAAGGATCCTTACGCGCTCAAAGACGTAAAACAGTTATTTGGAACACATTCCAAGCATATGTAAATTCTCCGCTTTTTTTTGATCGAGTAGAAAACATATTTTTTTTTTCTCTTTTAAACAAGATCGATCAAAATATTAAGTCTATTTTTAGGAATTTTGCGAAGAAAAAACCAAAAACGGAATTAAAAATTGACGATTTTGAGAAAGAAAAGATGAAGAAAACTCTGAAGGCTCTCGATGAAAACGAGAAGAAGAGAGAAGAAGAAAATGAACGAATGGCAATAGCAGAAATTTGGGATAGCGTTATATTTGCTCAAGCAATAAGAAGTTTGATACTCCTGATCCACGCTTTTCTTAGAAAAAACATTATATTGCCTTCATTGATAATAGCTAAAAATGTTGGACGTATGTTATTATTCCAATACCCCGAGTGGTATGGGGATTTTAAGGACTGGAAGAGTGAAATGCATGTTAAATGTACGTATAATGGTATTCCACTATCAGAAACAGAATTTCCTCAAGATTGGTTAACAGATGGTCTTCAGGTAAAAATTCTATTTCCTTTCCGTTTAAAACCTTGGCGAAGATCTAAACTACGATCTCATCATGGAGATCCAATGAAAAAAAAAGTAAAACAAGAAAATTCTAGTTTTTTAACAGTTTGGGGAACGGAAACAGAACTTCCTTTTGGTCCTGCCCGAACCCTACCTTCTTTTTTTGAACCCATATATAAAGAACTAAAAAAAAATATTCGAAAAGTGAAAAAGAATTATTTTCTACCTCTAAAAGTAAAAGTTTCAAAACCATGGGTTATCCAAATTTTTCCAGTTCTAAAACGAATAATGAATAAACTTGAAAAAGTAAACCCAATTTATTTATTTGAATTCAAGAAGGTGAAAGTATATGAACCAAATGAAAATGCAAAAGATTCAAAAGATAATAATAAGATTATTCCTGAATCGACCATGCAAATTCAATCTATGAATTGGACAAATTTTTTATTCATAGAAAATGAAATGAAAGATCTTGCTGATAAGACAATCATAATCAGGAATCAAATAGAAGAAATCGCAAAAGAAAAGAAAAAAAAAGTTCCAGCCTATGATGATAAAAGACCAGAATTAAAGAAAGATATTTGGCGGATATTCAAAAGAATAAATACTCGATTAATATGCAAATCACATTATTTTATGAAATCTTTCATTGAAAAAATATACATGGATATCCTGCTATGTATGGTTAGCATTTCGAAGGTCAATGCACAACTTTCAACAAAAAAAATTATCAATGAATCCATTTACAACGATGAAAGAAATAAAGAAGGAATTGATGAAAGAAATAAAGAAGGAATTGATGAAACAGATCAACATACAATGAACTTTATTTCGACTATAGAAAATATAGAAAAAGAAAAGGACTTTTCTAATCCTAGTAATAATTCAAATACTTATTACGATTTATCTTCCTTGTCCCAAGCATATGTATTTTACAAAATATCACAAACCCAATTACTTAACAACCATCACTTTAGATCTGTACTTCAATATCGCGGTACCCATCCTTTTATTAAGGACAAGATAAAGTATTATTCTATAACCCGAGGAATATTTAACTCCAAATCAAGGTATAAGTATAAGAAAATAAAGAAGCCTGGAATGAATGAATGGAAAAACTGGTTAAAGGGTAATTATGCATACAATTTATCTCAGAGCAAATGGTCTCGATTAGTATTAGTAGCGAAAAAATGGCGAAAAAAAATCAATCAAAATTGTACGATTCACAATAAAGAATCAATGAAATTTTCTTCATATAAAAAAGAAAAAGACCGATCAATTCATTACAAAAAAGAAAATTTCTATACAGTGTATTTATGGCCGAATCAAAAAGAAAAATTAAAAAAGCAATATGTATATGATCTTTTATCCCATAAATATATATATTATGGGAATAGTAAAGATTCCTCTATTTATAAACCAAAATTACAACTAAAAAGGAACCAAAAAATTCCATATAATTTCAACATACAGAAACCCGAATTGTTTTATGAAATTGATAATTCCATAGAAAAAAATTATGTTTTTAATAAGCATAAAAATCTGAATAGGAAATATTTTGATTGTAGAATTCTATATTTTTACCCGAAAAACACTATTGATGTAAACGATATCGATATTATCGACTTTACAAATGTACATATCGGTGCCAAACTTGAAAAAAATACTAAGACTAAAAAAATAAATATTAATATAAAAATAAAAAAATTGAAAGAAAAAGAAACAAATCTATACAAAAAAAACAACTCCAATGAAAAAAGTTTTTTTGATTGGATGGGAATGAATCGAAAAAGGGAAAGAGTTTTTTGTAAAAAAAAAAAATCAAATCTGAAACTTTGGTTCTTCCCGGAATTCAGATTTCCTTTTGATACATATAAGGCATATAAGATTAAACCGTGGATCATCCCAATCAAATTACTTCTTTCCAATCAGAATTTAGATGAAAAAAAAAAAATTAGTCAAAATAAAAGTGTCAAAGATTCTATTTTAATAAAATTAAAAAACCAAGAAAAAAACGAAGAAAAGACAAATCTTGTGTCAGATCCAAGCAAACAAAACAAAAAAAAACCTCTTCAAAAGGATTATGCGAGATCTGAAAGTAAAAAGAAAAAACGATGCAAGAAAAGCAAGGAATCAGAACTAGATTTATTCCTAAATAAATATTTAATTGTTCAATTAAGATGGAACAACTTGGTTAATCATAAAATGACAAAAAATATCAAGGCATATTGTTTCTTACTTAGATTGATGGATACAAGTTCTATAGCTCTAGCCTTAATTCGAAGAAAAGAGATGGATCTAGATATAATCCTTAATAAGGACAATCTAACTCTTACAGACTTTTTAAAAAAAGGAATATTGATTATCGAATCAACTCGTCTAGCTTTTATAACGGATGGAAAATTAATTATGTATCAAACCATAAGTATTTCATTGATCGATGGCGAAAAGAGTAATCACCAAATAAATATAAAATACAAAAAAAAAAAATATGTCAATAAGAAGAATTTTAATAAATCTACTGAACAACACGGAAATATGCTTGTGAATGAGAATCCAGATTATTATGATCTCCTTGTTCCTGAAAATATTCTATCTCCTAGACGTCGTAGAGAATTGAGAATTCTAATTTGTTTCAACTCTCCTAATTGGGATGTTGTGAATAGAAATCAAATATTTTACAATGAAAATAATATAAGAAACTCCACACAATTTCTGAATGAAGACAAAGGTTTTAATCTTAATATAGATTCAAATATAAAATATAAGTTGTTTCTTTGGCCCAATTACCGATTAGAAGATTTAGCTTGTATGAATCGCTATTGGTTTGATACCAATAATGGTAGTAATTTCAGTATGTCAAGGATACACATGTATAAACGATTTAGAATTATCTAA